From a region of the Pseudanabaena sp. ABRG5-3 genome:
- the ndhI gene encoding NAD(P)H-quinone oxidoreductase subunit I: MKFLNKVGEYTKEAVQAAKYIGQGMSVTFDHMRRRPITVQYPYEKLIPSERFRGRIHFEFDKCISCEVCVRVCPINLPVVDWKFNTEIKKKELKSYSIDFGVCIFCGNCVEYCPTNALSMTEEYDLSTFDRHELNFDSVALGRMPTKVTDDPLVTPIRELAYLPKGVIEGHEVPHTAKRAGLRPEEIAEAASEAK, from the coding sequence CTGAAATTTCTGAATAAAGTTGGTGAATACACCAAAGAAGCAGTACAAGCGGCGAAATATATCGGACAAGGGATGTCGGTAACTTTTGACCATATGCGTCGTCGCCCGATTACAGTCCAGTATCCTTACGAAAAATTGATTCCTTCTGAGCGCTTTCGTGGACGGATTCACTTTGAATTTGATAAGTGCATTTCCTGCGAAGTCTGCGTGCGCGTATGTCCGATTAACTTGCCTGTAGTCGATTGGAAATTTAATACAGAGATCAAGAAAAAAGAACTCAAGAGCTACAGTATTGACTTTGGAGTATGTATTTTCTGTGGTAACTGCGTGGAATACTGCCCCACCAATGCCCTATCAATGACCGAAGAATACGACTTGTCTACCTTCGATCGCCATGAATTGAACTTTGATAGCGTCGCCCTCGGACGGATGCCCACCAAGGTAACAGACGATCCTTTGGTAACTCCAATTCGCGAATTGGCTTATCTGCCTAAGGGTGTGATCGAGGGACATGAAGTACCACATACTGCGAAACGTGCAGGTCTCCGCCCTGAAGAAATTGCTGAAGCGGCTTCGGAAGCAAAATAA
- a CDS encoding NADH-quinone oxidoreductase subunit J: MNNIGLGDGSQTVSLVVLAAMLTASAMGVVLLQNIVYAAFLLGATFISVAGLYLLLNADFVAAAQVLIYVGAVNILILFAIMLVNKRQDYQDVKYGALRSVVTGVVCLGLFALLGVTVTSTNWAITPTIAKLPSTMVVIGQHFFSDYLLPFELASVLLLVALIGAIVLARREFIPDSVKSQADSEESLELLEKPKEQLVASK; the protein is encoded by the coding sequence ATGAACAATATTGGTTTAGGTGACGGTTCACAAACCGTATCTTTAGTGGTGCTAGCTGCCATGCTAACCGCTTCGGCAATGGGTGTGGTGCTATTGCAAAATATCGTTTACGCGGCATTTTTACTCGGTGCTACTTTTATCAGCGTGGCAGGGCTATATTTGTTGCTCAATGCTGATTTTGTAGCGGCAGCGCAGGTTTTAATCTATGTTGGGGCGGTCAATATCTTGATCCTGTTTGCGATCATGTTGGTCAATAAGCGCCAAGATTACCAAGATGTGAAGTATGGAGCTTTACGCAGTGTCGTCACAGGCGTTGTTTGTTTGGGCTTGTTTGCACTTTTAGGAGTAACAGTTACTTCGACTAACTGGGCGATTACTCCGACGATCGCCAAACTTCCCTCAACAATGGTAGTTATTGGTCAACATTTCTTTAGTGACTATCTATTACCCTTTGAATTAGCTTCAGTATTGTTATTAGTTGCCCTAATTGGTGCGATCGTGCTTGCCCGTCGTGAGTTTATTCCCGATAGCGTGAAATCTCAGGCAGATTCTGAGGAATCTCTCGAATTGTTAGAAAAGCCCAAGGAACAACTTGTAGCTTCTAAATAA